The following DNA comes from Mesorhizobium sp. B2-1-8.
CGCGCCTGCCAACACGAATGCCAGGATAAGGAATTTGAGGACGCTCACATGGCCGGGAAATCCAAAGCCGTTCCAGGCCAAGCTTCCAATGGCAAGCAGGGCGGTCGCCGCGAGCAGGGCGGGAACCTTGAACCGCAGGCCTATCAGAGCGCCCGCAGCCGCCAGGGCGATTAGTGTCATGAGCACCGACATCTCCAGTGGCAGGACGGATCAACTCACTGCGGCACAAGGTTCCGTCCGGGGCCTGAGGGCCCATGTTGCTCACTGATATGCGGCCTCAAAGAGCAAGGCAAGTGCTCCGAGCATTGCGTAGACGGTCGGGTTGAGCGTCGAACCCTGCTTCATCTTCCTGATCTTTCCTGAATGGTTCGGCTAGCCGCGGTTTTCCGCGCCCGAGCCAAGTCGATCATGCGTAGGCGATCGAGAGCGTCACAGGATCTGACGCGGTGGGGATCGATCAGCCAACTACCTCAGTTGCCCTGGCGGATCGCGGGCTTGTTCAATTGATGCCCTGAACCGGGACCGTCTCGGCCTGAAGGCTCCCGCCTGCAGGTATGCTAGCCAAACCTGAGTCCGGCGCCGGGATCTCGACCTTCACTGTGTCGCCGGGGTTGACTGCTGTGGTTTCCTCGGCGGGAAGTTCGGCTGTGCTGCTATCCGTCGTCCTGACGATCTTGAAGATTGGCTTGGCACTTTCGGCGCGTTGCCTCAGAGCGAGCAGGGCAGGGACTGCAATCTCGGTTTCGTGCAGCAACTGCACCGCGGTATCGGCCTTGCTGGTGACTTCGTTAAGCTGCAGCTGGGTTTCGCGCAAGCTTTCAGCGACTTCGCTGGCGTGCCGGTTGCTGATGTCGAGAATCTCGATGTCCGTCTTGCTGATCTCCTGCCTCACGCGCAAGAGTGAGGTCTCGGCCGCGAGCCTGTCCCCTTGCATCTGCGCGACCGTCCCCTCAAGCGATAGCTCGCGTGGTGCAACGGCCAGTCCCTTCTCGACAAGCGTCGAAACACTCGCGAGTTCCTTCTGGACAAGCTCAATCTGTTTGTCGTGGAACGTCAGTTGCTGTCCCAGCGAGTCCAGTTCCTTTTCCAGGAATTCCCTGAGTTCATGGAGCGAACGCAGTTGTGTCGTCAGCGCGTCCTTGCGGATCGCAAAGATCTTGCGCTCCTGGTCCATTGTCGATGCAACGGTTTGGTTGGAGACCCTGTCGTTCAATTCGGCAGGAAAAGAGATCTCCTCGCTGCCGGCCAGTTCGGCTTCAAGGCGCGCCTTGCGGGCAAGAAGGCTGACATTGTTCAGCGCTAGTAATCCCACGTCGCCCTGGCCTGAGATGACTTCCCGCCCGAGCCGCGATATGTCGTCCTGGCGTATCGGCAAGCCGCCCGCGATCCCCACCGCCTGCAGCACGGTCAGTCCGGGCCGATAAGGAAACTCACCGGGCTGCTTGACGTTGCCGACGATGTAGAAAGGTCTGTACTGCACGATTTCTACAGCGACATCGGGCTGGCGGCCGAGCCCCATGTTCCGCATCAAACGATCGCCGATGGCCCTGGCGAGGTCGCCGGGAGCGGTGCCCTGCGCGCGTATCTGGCCGACAAACGGAAGGAAGAGCGTGCCGTCGGCACCGACGACGAAAGCGTCGTTGAGAGCCGTCCATTCAAAAATCACATCACGTGACGCGCGCCATTCATAAACCTTGAGCCTGACCTTATCTTGGGGCCCGAGGAGATACTCGGCAGCCACCGAGGGCAAGGCGCCGGCGACCACCGCGGCGAGTGAGGCAGACGCGATCGTCAAGACCCATTTGCGCATTGTCTTCCCCTTCGTCAGATTTTCAAGATGTACTCGGGTTCGATTCGTCCAATCGCGACGTGCAGGATGGCGAGCAGGTTGCCCCTGAGCCTGCCCCTACGGTCGACATAGGGCTCGGGCCAAAGGCTCTTTGCCAGATTGGCCGCAATATTCCTGAGCATCAGGGGAAGCGCGAAAGAAGCCGGCACGGACCCCTTCC
Coding sequences within:
- a CDS encoding polysaccharide biosynthesis/export family protein — protein: MRKWVLTIASASLAAVVAGALPSVAAEYLLGPQDKVRLKVYEWRASRDVIFEWTALNDAFVVGADGTLFLPFVGQIRAQGTAPGDLARAIGDRLMRNMGLGRQPDVAVEIVQYRPFYIVGNVKQPGEFPYRPGLTVLQAVGIAGGLPIRQDDISRLGREVISGQGDVGLLALNNVSLLARKARLEAELAGSEEISFPAELNDRVSNQTVASTMDQERKIFAIRKDALTTQLRSLHELREFLEKELDSLGQQLTFHDKQIELVQKELASVSTLVEKGLAVAPRELSLEGTVAQMQGDRLAAETSLLRVRQEISKTDIEILDISNRHASEVAESLRETQLQLNEVTSKADTAVQLLHETEIAVPALLALRQRAESAKPIFKIVRTTDSSTAELPAEETTAVNPGDTVKVEIPAPDSGLASIPAGGSLQAETVPVQGIN